The Triticum dicoccoides isolate Atlit2015 ecotype Zavitan unplaced genomic scaffold, WEW_v2.0 scaffold143559, whole genome shotgun sequence DNA window GTCCAACCTTAAATATATGTACATAGTATAAACATAAAAGAATCTAATGAAACCAATTAACTGTACAAGACATTGATATATTTTCATGTAAACTTGGAACCTAGTATAAATCTAGAACTTCACTTAACTTGAATCCGAGGGACCAGAAGCTGGTTCGTAGGCCGAGCCAGCCGGTAATTTGTGCAAGAGCTTCATTGATTCCGGTGTCGCTCTCATCAAGGTATAAGATTAATATCATTTGGTGTTGTCTGCCTTTCTTTCATCTACTCTTTAGTTTTTCACAGTTTTCTGTGTGGATTCTGATATTTTTTTTTTCTGTCTGGTGAGCAGGGAGGTTTATTTGACCACGGGAGCCTCGTAAATGCCATCAAGGGTGCAGATGTCGTGATCTCGGCCGTGGGGACCCCTCAGCTCGACGAGCAGACGAGGATTGTCATGGCCATCAAGGAGGCCGGCAATGTCATCAAGGTCAGTGAGATTATCATTTTGTCTTCTTTGTTGATCGAACGATGGATGCAAATCAATCGCTGAATCGTTGCTGCACAGAGGTTCCTGCCGTCTGAGTTCGGCTCTGACCCAGAGCGGGTTCACCCCGTGGATCCATCGACCACACTTTACGCTGGTAAAATCAGCCTTCGCCGTCTGATCGAGGCGGAGGGTATACCTCATACATATGTCTGCTGGAACGGGTTCGCCGAAACCTACCTTGTGAGCATCGGCGATGTTACGGCTGTTGGCACTGGTCCTCCGTCTGACAAGACCACTGTCCTAGGCGATGGAGATGCAAATGGTATGTAAGCACGCATCATGTCCTTTTTCGTGCCACTGTAAATCCACGCTGTCCTGTGTTGATCTGTATCGATGGACGCACGCAGGGGTGTTTGTGGTGGAAGAGGACATAGCTGCCTATACGGTGAGAGCAATCGACGATACGAGGACCCTGAACAAGATCATGTACATGAGGCCGCCGGTGAACATCGTGTCCCACAACGAGCTCATCGCACTTTGGGAGAAAAAAGCGGGAAGGACTTTCCAGATCGCTCGCAT harbors:
- the LOC119343846 gene encoding isoflavone reductase homolog IRL-like, translating into AEPAGNLCKSFIDSGVALIKGGLFDHGSLVNAIKGADVVISAVGTPQLDEQTRIVMAIKEAGNVIKRFLPSEFGSDPERVHPVDPSTTLYAGKISLRRLIEAEGIPHTYVCWNGFAETYLVSIGDVTAVGTGPPSDKTTVLGDGDANGVFVVEEDIAAYTVRAIDDTRTLNKIMYMRPPVNIVSHNELIALWEKKAGRTFQIARIPEADLLKLIKGRVHPSLCFEN